The Bacteroidia bacterium DNA segment TCCATCCAACAATACTTTGTTTTGTATAGGCGAACCACCTCTGATATAAAGCTGTCCACCCTGATCTCCTGTAAAAACAACACCAGGAATAACTTGCAAGTACTGTGCAAAATCAGGTTCACCACCAACACTCGGAATTTTTTCAATTTGTTTTGGTGTAATTTTATTTATTGAAATACGAACCTGTTCTGTTTTGTCTTGTTTGTCAGCTGAGATAACTGCTTCATCAAGCATTACAGCAGACTCGGTTACATAAATCTTCTTTGTTACAATTTCTTTATCTTTAACAGAAACTTGAATTGAAATTGAGTCATATCCAATAAAATTAACACGAAGAGTATAGTTACCTGCCGGAACTTTTGTTAAATTAAAAAAACCATTAACATCAGTTGCCCCACCTATCTTTGTCCCACCAAGAAAAACATTCGCAAAGCTAACAGCTTCACCTGATTTCTTTTCATATACAAATCCTCTTATAACACCTTGCGCTAATATATTTGAAGAAAATACAAATATAAAAAAACATGCAACAATGATAACTCTTTTCATTAATTAATCTTTATAGATATTGTCGAGATACTTAACCTGTTCTTTTATTACAGCAGCTTCTTTTTTTCCTGCCTCAATCTTTGTTGAAAAATCTTTCAACAAGGATTCAGAATTTTTGGATTTTGAGAAGAAACCAATATTGTTTTCAAGAGTTTTAAGTTCGGCTTCAATCTGATTAAGTTTTTTAACAAGGCTTTCACGCTCCATATAAAGTCTATCGCGGGAGTTTTGTTGTTGCATAATGTTTTCAATACGCATTTTAAACTTAATATTATCTTTCTTTTTATCATCAACCTGTAAAGAATCAAATGCTTTATTAATTGCTTTACGGTAACGATCCTGAATAGCCTGCTTTACACTCTCAGGAACATGACCAATCTCAACCCATTCTTTCTGGAAAAGTTTTAAGTTCTTTAAATCTTCATCGCTATTTTCAGTAAATTGATATTTTTCAATCTTTTCCAATAAATCTTCTTTTTTCTTAATGTTTTCATCCAACAAACCATCAATAGTACTATAATGTTTTGCTTTTCTTTCAAAAAACTCATTACATGCAGATCTGAATCTGTACCATATTTTATCAGAAACTCTTCTTGAAACAGGACCAATTCTCTTCCAGTCTTTCTGAAGACGTATTAAATCTTCAGTAGTTCGTTTCCAATCAGTACTTTCTTTTAATGATTCTGCTTTTAAACAAATATCAGTCTTTAATTGCAAATTGTTATTTTCTTCTTCCATTATAATGCTGTAGAATTCTTTTTTTGCCATAAAGAATCTATCACTGGCATCTTTAAAACGTCTGAATATTTTATTATTCTCAGCTTTTGGAACCATTCCGATTGTTTTCCACACTTGTTGCAATTCAATAAATCCATCGGTTGCAGTTTCCCATTCTTTAAAACGGGTATATACTTTTGATGCTATTTCTTCTGCCTTTTCGCAAAGAATAGTCTTAGCATTTAAATTACCTTCAAGTTCATCTTTTTTCTTCAAGAAATATTCCTGATGAATTTTATGAATTTTTGTTGTTGCTTCTCTAAAACGAACCCATATTTCTTCCTTTTTATCAGGAGAAATTGGTCCGATTTCTCTCCAACGTTCATGAAATATCTGAAGCTCACCAAATGCCTTTCTGATATCAGTTTCCAGAATTAGTGATTCAACTTTCTCGCAAAGCTCTATTTTAGCTTCAAGATTGCGACGCAAATCCATATCACGGGCTTCATTATTTAACTTAATCCAGTTATAGAATCCCTGAACATGAAAATGATATGAATCATAAAGTTCTTTCATCTCCTTCTGTGGAACAAGACCAGCATGTTTCCACTTATTTTGCAAATGATGAAATTCTTCAAAAGTATGCTGAAGTGACTCAGGTTTATTAATAAGATCTTTAATGGCTTCAATAATCTCATATTTAACCTTTAAATTATGAGTTTTCTGTTCTTCCAAAGATTTTGAAAGCTCAGTTTTACGCTCACGATAATCTTTATAAAGTTGTTTAAACTCTTCTTCAAGAACATCTTCAGCTGAAACATATTCTTCTAACACACCTCCATCTTCAATAAATTTCTTACGACGTTCTTCGTTTTCAGCTTTATGTTTTTTATAAAAATTTACTTTTAGATTCTCAATCTCGTTACGTAAATATGTTATCTCACCTTCGCTTAAAAGTTGTTTAAACTTTTGGATAAGTTCGTATTTTGTAAGACCAGAATAGTCAATATAGCTGACATCAACATCCATTGTTGGAACTCCACTTGCGGAATCTAAATCGGTAGAAGAATGTTCCTCTTCATCTTGATCCTGTTCTAAATGTAATTCAAATGTGGTATCAGTTATATTCTCCGACACTTCATCAACATGCATACTTTCGACTGTATTATCAGCTTGAAGAGTTTGCTCGCTTACTAATTTACTTTCAGCACTAACGTTTTCTTCTGAAAGATCACCCATCGGTGTTTGATTTAATTCGTTTTGTTCCATGAAATCAATACTTTTTCGCAAAAACTAAATTATGGTTTTAATTCACGAAATTATACATTTAACAGCTAAAAGCAAAAAATGTAAAGAATAATAAATCACAAAAAAATCAGGCAATTAATAACCGAATTAGATAAAACAAATTTTAGCTGTAAATATCCATTTAATCAGAAGTAGTAACACGCTATTAATCTCAACAATACAAATCCAGATTATTGACACTTTAACAGTTTTACAAAATAAAAAAGAAAACCTTAAATCAATTAGAAAAAGAAAATAATTAGTAGTAATAAATGCATTTTGCTAATTTTGAGAAAAAAATAATTGTTTTGAAAGAGCAATTTCTACAATTTGTAACTAAGAAAAATCTATTTAACAGTAACGATAAGATTCTTGTTGCTGTGAGCGGAGGAATAGATTCATGTGTTTTGATTTATTTACTTCACGAATTGAATTTTAAATGCGTTATTGCACATTGTAATTTTTCTTTAAGAGATGCAGAATCTGATAAAGACGAGAACCTTGTAAGGCAATTAGCAAATAACTATTACTATGAATTTGAGACTAAAAAATTTGAAACTCTAATATTTGCTGAAGAAAAAGGTATTAGTATTCAGATGGCAGCACGTGAATTAAGATATAATTATTTTGAAGAACTAAGAAAAAAACACAACTGTAAAGTAATAGCCACAGCACATCATGCAGATGATAATGTTGAAACTCTTTTTATTAATTTATTAAGAGGAACAGGACTTAAAGGGCTTTCGGGAATACCTGTTAAAACTGAAAAAATTGTCAGACCATTGTTATTTGCAACAAGAGCAGAAATTGATTCATTTGCAAGAGAAAATAATATAAAATGGAGAGAAGATGCGAGTAATCAATCGGTAAAATATATGCGAAATAAAATTCGTCACAATTTATTGCCATTGATTGAAGACATTAAGCCAGGTTTCAGTAAATTAATAACTAGAAATATTGAGCATTTTAGCGAAACTGAAATACTATTAAAAGAACTTTTAAAAGAAAAAATTGAAAAAACAGTTTCTAAAACTGAAGACAAAACGCTTATTAACATATCAGAACTTTTAAATTCTGAATCGGGTAAAACAATATTGTATGAAATAATTGCCCCATATGGTTTCAATCCTAAACAGATAAGCAAAATTTGGTCAACAATGGATGGGGAAGCAGGAAAAGTGTTTTATTCAAAAAATTTCTGTTTAAATAAAGATAGGGATAAAATAATAATTAGCCCAATACATAAGAATAACATTTTACGCAAATATTATATCGACGAAATTCAGGACTGGATTTCTGAACCAATTGAGATTTCAATAAGCCATTTTGAATGGGAATGCAATAAAGAAATTTCAAAAGATAAAAGCATTATAATGTTAGACGCTGAAAAAATTGAGTTTCCACTTATAATAAGAAGATGGGCTCATGGAGATTTTTTTAAACCATTTGGAATGGATGGCTTTAAAAAGCTCAGCGATTTTTTTATTGACAATAAGATTTCAAAAACAGATAAAGATAACATTTGGATATTAGAATCAGCAAATAAAATTGTTTGGGTAATCGGGTTAAGGTTAGATGACAGATTTAAGATTTCTGAAAAAACCAAATCGGTAATAAAGTTACAGGTTTATTAATTTCTATCATTTTTTTGAGAAATTACAAAATTACAATAACCCTAATAACTGTCGGAAAGGAATAAAAAAATGAGCTTACATTTCGGCAAGCTCATTCTCACATTATTCAACAAAAAATTATTTTTCTTCTTTTGGTTTCACTAATTGAATATCGAGTTCAATCATAACATAACCTTTAGGTATAGATTGACCCTCAGCAACGTGAACTTTCTTAATTACGCCTGAATATGGAACCTTTATAGTATTCTTCATTTTCATTGCATCTAACACAAGAAGTTTGTCTCCTTCAACAATAGAATCACCTTCAGCTACAAAAAGTTTACTTACAGTACCAGGAATTAATGAAGGAACTAAAGATGGATCTGCAGCCTGCCATGGCTTTCTGTTTTCAAATTTCTTAGAAATAATTGTTTTATACTTAGTATCCTCTATATTTAACATCTTATAAACAACCTCTTTGTTGCTTTCTTCCTTAACTTTCTCTTTCTTTTTCATATCAATAAGTATTGGTTAAAATGGAGGAATACCATGTTTCTTTTGTGGATTTGTATTGGTTTTATCTTTTGATACAGAAATTGCATGAACTAAAAGTCTACGAGTTTCTTTTGGTTCAATAACTGTGTCAATATAACCTTTAGCAGCTGCCACATATGGATTTGCAAACCTGTCTTTATATTCTTTTACTTTTAGTTTACGCATCTTTTCTGGATCTTCTGCTTCAGAAATTTCTTTCTTGAAAATGATATTTGCAGCACCTTCTGGTCCCATTACAGCAATTTCTGCACTTGGCCATGCAAATACAAAGTCAGCACGTAAGTGACGTGATCCCATTGCTATATATCCACCACCATAAGCTTTACGAAGAATTACAGTTACTTTTGGAACAGAAGCTTCGCTATATGCATAAAGTAATTTAGCACCATGTCTGATTACACCGGCATGTTCCTGATCAACACCTGGTAAATATCCCGGAAGGTCAACCAAAGTAATAATAGGAATATTAAATGCATTACAGAAACGAATAAATCTAGCCGACTTATCAGACGAGTCAACGTCTAAAACACCTGCTAGATACATTGGCTGATTACAAACAAAACCAACAGTTTCGCCATTCATACGAGCAAAACCAATTACAATATTTTGAGCCCAAAGTTCATGTATTTCGAAGAAATCGCTATCATCAACAACTGCACGAATTACATTTCTGATATCATAAGGTAATTTAGGATCACCAGGAACAACTGTTTCAATATTAAATTCTTTCTTTGGTTCTTTTGGTTTAAAAGGAAGAGCTTTTCTACTATTATTCCAAGGAATAAATGTTACCAGTTTTTTAATTTGTTCAAAACATTCCTGCTCGGTCATAGCAAAAAAGTGAGCATTTCCGGTAACTTCAGCATGAACACGTGCACCACCTAAATCTTCCATTGATATTTCTTCACCCAAAACCGTCTTAATAACTTCAGGGCCTGTAATAAACATCTTTGAAATATTATCAACTACAAATACAAAGTCGGTTAATGCTGGAGAATATACTGCACCACCGGCACATGGGCCTAAGATTACAGAAATCTGAGGAATAACACCAGATGCAAGAGTATTTCTAAAGAAAATA contains these protein-coding regions:
- a CDS encoding DUF349 domain-containing protein, producing MEQNELNQTPMGDLSEENVSAESKLVSEQTLQADNTVESMHVDEVSENITDTTFELHLEQDQDEEEHSSTDLDSASGVPTMDVDVSYIDYSGLTKYELIQKFKQLLSEGEITYLRNEIENLKVNFYKKHKAENEERRKKFIEDGGVLEEYVSAEDVLEEEFKQLYKDYRERKTELSKSLEEQKTHNLKVKYEIIEAIKDLINKPESLQHTFEEFHHLQNKWKHAGLVPQKEMKELYDSYHFHVQGFYNWIKLNNEARDMDLRRNLEAKIELCEKVESLILETDIRKAFGELQIFHERWREIGPISPDKKEEIWVRFREATTKIHKIHQEYFLKKKDELEGNLNAKTILCEKAEEIASKVYTRFKEWETATDGFIELQQVWKTIGMVPKAENNKIFRRFKDASDRFFMAKKEFYSIIMEEENNNLQLKTDICLKAESLKESTDWKRTTEDLIRLQKDWKRIGPVSRRVSDKIWYRFRSACNEFFERKAKHYSTIDGLLDENIKKKEDLLEKIEKYQFTENSDEDLKNLKLFQKEWVEIGHVPESVKQAIQDRYRKAINKAFDSLQVDDKKKDNIKFKMRIENIMQQQNSRDRLYMERESLVKKLNQIEAELKTLENNIGFFSKSKNSESLLKDFSTKIEAGKKEAAVIKEQVKYLDNIYKD
- the tilS gene encoding tRNA lysidine(34) synthetase TilS codes for the protein MKEQFLQFVTKKNLFNSNDKILVAVSGGIDSCVLIYLLHELNFKCVIAHCNFSLRDAESDKDENLVRQLANNYYYEFETKKFETLIFAEEKGISIQMAARELRYNYFEELRKKHNCKVIATAHHADDNVETLFINLLRGTGLKGLSGIPVKTEKIVRPLLFATRAEIDSFARENNIKWREDASNQSVKYMRNKIRHNLLPLIEDIKPGFSKLITRNIEHFSETEILLKELLKEKIEKTVSKTEDKTLINISELLNSESGKTILYEIIAPYGFNPKQISKIWSTMDGEAGKVFYSKNFCLNKDRDKIIISPIHKNNILRKYYIDEIQDWISEPIEISISHFEWECNKEISKDKSIIMLDAEKIEFPLIIRRWAHGDFFKPFGMDGFKKLSDFFIDNKISKTDKDNIWILESANKIVWVIGLRLDDRFKISEKTKSVIKLQVY
- a CDS encoding acetyl-CoA carboxylase biotin carboxyl carrier protein subunit; the protein is MLNIEDTKYKTIISKKFENRKPWQAADPSLVPSLIPGTVSKLFVAEGDSIVEGDKLLVLDAMKMKNTIKVPYSGVIKKVHVAEGQSIPKGYVMIELDIQLVKPKEEK
- a CDS encoding acyl-CoA carboxylase subunit beta, with protein sequence MSLKSKTIELLKRREQAQQGGGEKAIEKQNAMGKMTARERVLALCDKDSFNEYDLFVEHEARDFDMNTKVLHGDGVIIGTGTIYGSPVCLFAQDFTVAGGSLGLSHARKITKIMDHALKLRIPLIGINDSGGARIQEGVNSLAGYGDIFFRNTLASGVIPQISVILGPCAGGAVYSPALTDFVFVVDNISKMFITGPEVIKTVLGEEISMEDLGGARVHAEVTGNAHFFAMTEQECFEQIKKLVTFIPWNNSRKALPFKPKEPKKEFNIETVVPGDPKLPYDIRNVIRAVVDDSDFFEIHELWAQNIVIGFARMNGETVGFVCNQPMYLAGVLDVDSSDKSARFIRFCNAFNIPIITLVDLPGYLPGVDQEHAGVIRHGAKLLYAYSEASVPKVTVILRKAYGGGYIAMGSRHLRADFVFAWPSAEIAVMGPEGAANIIFKKEISEAEDPEKMRKLKVKEYKDRFANPYVAAAKGYIDTVIEPKETRRLLVHAISVSKDKTNTNPQKKHGIPPF